A segment of the Gossypium hirsutum isolate 1008001.06 chromosome D10, Gossypium_hirsutum_v2.1, whole genome shotgun sequence genome:
attggatttttattatttttaatttatctaatatattcaatgattttatagatttataattttattaagtaattgttattttttaaagtagatatgaccaaattaattaatttcacattaatatactatgatattaattaatattacttttattattatcttaaaataataataaaaattattattctaatactaatttagtaatatatttaataataaagtatATTCTTGTCGagcttatgattatatatatattataaatattaataaattcatatttaaaattaacgAGTAAAAAAActcacatttttaaaataatattttattcatcttcaaaTCAATAATTACCATCTGCACACATCCTACCCATAATTTtacaaaagaaattaataattaaattgtaatatatatgtattttttttaaaaaaaactctaaatacaatatatttttaatccaaaaaatatatgatttttggatatttaataaatgattaaattatttactttGATAAATACAATTAGTAAATTAGTGCAAGAATTTTCTTATTCAATCGAAATttggtattatattttaatttttccacacatattatatttttctgtcttgaatatttatttaatcattaatattaCAGATGTTACGTCTTTTGATATATTGTAGTCAATGACAAATTAAGGTTTTGAAACattttattcttataaatataatcataattcatttaaaatatacCAATCGATGATAATTACTTAATTTCATTAACATGTTAATTACTATAAATATTATAGTTATTGTATTTATACACTTTTAcctcatataattttttttaaaaattgttatgaTATAATAATTGTGTAGCACATGAGTTAAATTAGTTAATCTAATATTACCAAACTTAGTGATTTTTAACTAaacattttacaaaaaattctATGAAATCgcgtatttaaaatataaataataaattgtgcatattaaaataaaaatgtataaaataaattaaaatataattttagttgaatggtaaatttaaagttttattaattCAATTGGAGTGAgtccaaatttaaatatatttttattgatttttgttaaaataaaaagactaaaatacttaaaaaattatatttttgtaattttaccaacaaaacttaaataatagtatagatgtGACaacatcaataattaaaaaaaaaaacttaattttagcCACAAAGTCACATACCTTCCACCACATTTGTTCCAAAAATCGGAAGTACATGATCCTCCATTGTCTGCTAATCACCAATGGCCCCAACACACACCAAAAACCAGAGACAAATCCTAGTGGCATGCTTACGTAGAACCAGTTTACTTCTTGTCCCTCTCCAATTCCCCTACCTCCATTCCTGACACCATGTTCATTACCACTTCCTTTGCAATCCTTTAATGGAGATCCACAAAGATGGTTACCAGCATAACATGATTCATTAAAGCTTTGTAGTTGACTACTTGTGGGTATTCTGCCAGTGAAATTGTTAGAGGACAAGTTCAAGTGGCTCAAAAATGTCATACTTGACATGCTTTCAGGAACAGAACCAGAGAGCTGGTTTTGAGAGAGATCAAGAGATTCTAGCGATTTCATACCACCAATGTTTTCAGGGATCTTTCCGGACAAGTGATTCTGGGACAAATTCAGTGACTGCAATCCTTGGAGGCTTGTCACTTCATGGGGAATCTTTCCTGAAAATTTGTTACGGGAGAAATCTAAAACTTTGACCAAGTTGAGGGTGCTGTCGTATTCAAGTAGTTGGCCTTTCATCACAATTGATGCAGATTCCGAGAGAGGTCCTGCAATAGCAGCATACAGTATGGCGTTGCCCCAAGAACCACTCCCTCTGACCATGGCAGTGAAGTTGCTTATACATCTTGGTATGCTCCCAAAGAAATTGTTATCCGCAAGGTCAAAAATATGGAGAGAATTAAGAGCACATAAATGGTCTGGTATGCTACCTCCAAACTTGTTTGACCGAAGAATCAATATTATTAGATTTGTAAGGTCCTGGCCTAGCCATCATCTAGTTCATTCTTGCCAAGGTTAATTGCAGCCAATTCCCTGCAATTTTTCAGTGACAAAGGAATTTCTCCATGAAGCTTGTTGTGAAGGTGTAGGGATTGAAGTTCTGACAAAGTTCCCATGGAGCTTGGAATTTTACCAGTGAATCTGTTGCCATCTAATCGTAGGACTTGCAAAGATTGCCACTTGATCCAGCAATCCGGTATCTTTCCGGATAAAAGATTGTTTGCAAGACTAAGAACTCTTGTCCCTATTGTTGCATTCAACTGAAAGCACAAAAAGTGGAAAAGTGGTCCCAAGAAATAATTATTGGAAAGGTCTATCATGGACGGGTTGGAACCCATAGAGATTTGAGGCAGTGGGCCGCTAAAGTTATTGAAACTAAGGTCAAGAATACAAGAATCATTTGAAGTTTGGGGTAGATATGAAATCTGGGTTACTAGAGAAATTTACAAACAAAAATTGGTTTGGTAGTCTCCAAAACCAACTAGGAATGGTATCTGAAATTGTTGAGTTAGAGACGTCTAGATATTCTAGATGTTTTCTGAACGAAGCCACAAGGGAAAAGATGGTCCTATGTGCCAAGATCGTAAGCCCAGTAAACGAAGTTGAAAAGGAGGAACCCGGTAAGGGTTGGCTCTCAAAACCAACGAGTTGTCCCATCCTTCAAAATACCTCAATTTGGTATGATTAGCAAAATGCTTTCCGGAAACAACACCCTCCAACAAATTATAGTAAATCTCAACCTTTTCTAAATTTGCAAGTTTTCCTAAAGAAGTTGGAATAGGACCAAAGATTGAATTATCATTCGAAGAAAGTTCTTTTAAGTTTTTGAAATGCTCAAGCTGATCAGTAAGTTGACCAAAGTTGACAACTTGCAAAGGTCAATGATTCAAACCTGTGAGAAGAGCAACCTGACAGAATCTCAAAGATATGAGATATGTCTTGATTCAATCTCACACTTGACAAAACAATTGACCTCAAGTTACAAAGATTTCCCACGGCTCTTGGAAGCTTCCCTTCAAGATCATTCCATGAGAGGTCAATTTCATTGAGAGTACTAATGTTGAAAATGGCACTAGAAATATCACCTTGCAATTCATTAGCAGAAAGACTGAGAACCTGGAGAGAGCTAAAACGGTACAGCCACTCAGGTATTGAAGATTTGAAATTATTATATGAAAGATCTAGATGTCTAAGGGAAGTCATGTTTCGAAGAAAATTTGGGATGGGTCCATGAAAATCACTTCCTGCAAGGTTGAGAACTAGGGAGTTAAGCTTGGACACCCAGCCTAGATTCATTTGGTTTGTGAAAAAGTTGTAGGAAAGGTCAAGGACGGCAAGAGTTGACAAATTAACATTTAGCAATGGACGTCCAAGTTGAAGATGATAGTTTGATAAATGCAATTCCTCTAAAGAAGGAAGTCGTGTGTTACCAGTTGCAACCAATTGGAAGCTCTACTAAGGTCCACTAAACTCAAATCAAGATGTTTCAATAAAGAAAGACCAGACAACCATTGGAGGCTCTCAACATATAATAACCCAGCCTCATTAAATTTATCCTCACCCCTGAGATTGAGAGATTCCCAAGTTGGTAAGGCAAGAGGCCTTCAAACGCATTGTTGCTTAGATCTAAGTATCTCAAATGCTTCAAATTTGACAGACAAGGGTTTATCTTACCTTTCAACATTGACATCAGATAAGAATCAATGTCAACAGTATCATCCAAAGGAGGAAGTGAGAGGTTGAGAGAGAGGATGTGGCCAGTCATATTGCCACAGACAACTCCAAACCAGGTGCAACAATCTGGATGATGATGAGGATCCCATGAAGCAAGCCGATTTGCATCATCTATGAGGCCTTCTTTGAAGACCAAAAGTGCTTGTTTTTCATTTTCAGGACAAGCACTGTAAGAATTAGAGCTGATTTCATTGCTCGAGTTAACGTCTGCTATTGCGAGAATGATCAGAACAAGTAGGATGATTAGAGCCATATGTGAATGAGTTTACACTATAACTTGCATATGAAAATAAGGACGGGCTTCTATTTATAGACGAAATTAATGTCgtccattttaattaatttgtccaTGTAACAAGGACGAAATAAACAATTGTAGTCTGATTGTAACTTCAATATTTTTACATAATACGTAATTACATATACTTGTCTTAATAATTACATAATGAATCGAATTTACACCGTAATTCGATCAATTCtggcaaaataataataatatgaaaggtcaattttaattaatttgtctttgcTCTCATCAGAATTAATCTTATAGTCAATATTGGTTCGTTCAATAAGTTTTTGTCATTAATGTAACAAAGTCTAGAAAATCTAAATAAACAAGTGGGAAAACAAAAACTATGAAGTttactcaattccacaaccacCAAATATACAATTGTAAGATGCGGAATCATGTGAATTGGATCCCCATTAAGACAAATTTTCCTAAGCTTACATCTTTAAGTTCGCAAATGAAGGGTCCAAACATGATTTATCTTGTCCCTGTCACCCATGGATTTATGCTATTTTCCTTTGGTTTTCAGCTTTAAACTTCTTCTGtttgtcaaattaaccaaaaaggATGGTTTACATAAATAACTTACATTGCCacaattaaattgtttttaaattttaaaaaattaaaatattttaattttatttaaaatgtataaaatatataaaaaaatattttaatactttGGAGTTATTTGACAAACAACAAATTCAAGGGTTAAAAGAGatggaaaattaaatgaatagttaaaataacttttttataaagttggaggaTCACATATATCATTATATTGAGTTGTTTATTACTTGGACCGAAAATGAGCATGTATTGGTTGATGTGTTGATAGAGTTTTAAGGTGTTGATgtctttttataacttttttttggttatttttgtgggtattagtcaaaattttattttggtcaaataaaagaaaattaggcTTAAAGGTTAGAAAACTCCCAAGTCCCAATAAAAAAGATCAATTAGACTCTTTAAAAAAGCACATCTTATGAAGTTCTTAATGATAAAGgaaaaatcaattaagtcattctgttaactaaaataattaattaatcaatttaactgTTAAAAGTGTTGATTTGACTAACGACAAttcttaaaaatttttatatattgaaaaaaattaatgacgTAATAATTCTTTCACATGACATGTAACTTGTCCTCATGGCTATCGTCAGTCAAATCAATccctttctttaattttttatatatcgaAAAAATTTAATGGCGGAGCTACTAGAAAAAATATTGGTCGAGGTTGATGAAAACTCCAATGGTTGAGGAAAAGAGGTAAGATGAGCTTTACAtagattgaaatttttaattgcttaagaGTTTTTTATTATCATCACAATCAACAGAGTTTTGGGTAActgtttaaagtttttaaaaattttgagagatatgattgaaatttttaaaaattttaaaagatcaatgagaatttaaaaaaatgaaaaaatttaattaaaaatttcaaatattttaagagGCATAGAATGAGATGGTAATATTTAAAATCATAACATCTaaatgtcaaataaaaatataagtcaCTATCCCAAATAAATCTTAACAATCGcttaaaaagtttaattaaaaatcaaattcaattaaaattagaGTTTTTATTGATCACTTCTGAGTTGATATTAGTTATTGCATGTGAATAACGAtgacgtgtatatatatataccataacGTGCATGGGCATGGAAAGTCATTCACGTTACCTTTACAACATATTAATTCAATGTGGCTCCAGACTTGCCATATATGAAGCGTTTCAAAATAGTCGAAATGTTTGAGCCCTGTATAGCATCAAAATTTCAAGATTAGCTCACTTGAGAAGACATTTgtagatgaatttttttaaattcaattactaaacTTTTAACTGTCAAGTTAAAATTATAAAGTTTAAATTACTATGGATTAAAATAATTATCACTACACCagaataggcttttagcggcactttttgcggcgtttggaacaaaagcgccacaaaaaatcgagcattaggGCGATTTatccaaagcgccgctaaaggtagagCTTCAGCGGCGATTATCCGGAAGCACCGCTAAAAATaggaattagcggcgttttacataaagcgccacaaaaaacctaAGACCAACGGCGTAGTTTTTTGCGATTTTTtaaacctttagcggcgtttttgtgtaagcgccgctaatgctcggatctttagcggcgtttttgtctaggcgccgctaatgctcgagtctttagcggcgttttcgtgtaggcgccactaatgctcggatctttagcggcgtttttgtctaggtgccgctaatgctcgagtctttagcggcgttttcgtgtaggcgccgctaatgctcggatctttagcggcgtttttgtctaTGCGCCTCTAATGCtcggatctttagcggcgtttttatacaagcgccgctaatactcggatctttaacggcgtttttaactgagcgccactaattctcttgtcttcagcggcgtttgtgtctaagcgccgctaatgtattgacctttagcagcgtttttaccGAAGCGCcgctgatagtaacaaaaatcttataagttgaaataattaatattttgttctatttattatatagtgggacaatttacatttaaattataattaacaaataatattgattaatataaaaagtttttattaaagagaagtcgTATATATATAACAACGAACTATTTATAACAGTTGATTTAAATTACTACTTTACaagagaaaatatattaaattatgaataaaataaaatataataaaacttaaattgttgtattaatgtaaagaataaattaaaaatagaattaactttTTATAAGAGTAATAAAATTTGGTAGTATATATTGTTCGactaatttatacaaaatatatatattttaacaattaattattgactatattttatgattaaaatatatattaaacatttagggaattttttttatggacGGTATTTTAAGGAGTACGGGGTATAGATTTAAGGTAATTGggatttaaggttaatttaggggttagaggtttaAGGGTTTGAGATTTAGGGTTAATTTCAACGGTCATGCATGTTAATTAGGGTTTAATTAattagatttgtttattattttttatggcgAATATATACATTCTTATATGTAAAATAGATATTCcagaataaatttcaaaaatattgaatattataataggtagatcatgatcactttatgcatgtcgattgataatttataatttaagacttgttaaatgataattatcttgtatatttaaaaacattaattaaccGGCCCTAATAATTAaccatttgatttttttgatatatatatgcatggcTATATATATGGTTAATTAGTAGCAATATACCAGAtgcaaaaatatcgatacttaagttcaaaaatgataaaaactaatatttagaTCCATACGGAAATTTTTGTCATAAAGATAATATTGCTAGCATATTTCAACTAATTTGTACACAACATTATaaactactatatatatatatataattaacttgcatgtttaatagattttcactatattttgtgattattaatataaatttagggAATTTTTTGGGTTTGGTCGGGGTCATGATAGGGTTTCTTAAGAGGTTaatattagattgattaatttttacggtaaatatatatatttgtaaaataaatccagatgatcaataaatttaattaatatatatattaatgaagtttagtatagtttatattataattattaatagatATAATAGGTGCGTGGTAGTTAGATGATCATTTTATGGATgcatgttaatttataatttgaagattgttaaatgatacaattaactaataatatataGTAACGTTGtatatttaaaaaacatttaaCCGAAATATTTAACGGCCATTTGATATTTTtgatatatatggatatatatatagttattaactatttaatttgtatatataggaccaaaataatcttggtataaataaataaacaaataaataagtaggtaattatgtattttttaaataaataggtaattaattatttaaatgtaagatccacaaaaaaaaaagagaaatttagcggcgtttctatagaaaaacgccgcaaaaggtagcCTTTACCGGCGTTGTAGtcaaaacgccacaaatattgcAATATACGACGTCGTTACGTGTTAGGGAATCAGTTTCTATTGTGGCGTTTTATAGGTAAACGCCGCTAATATTCTTGATACTCTATCAGAACGGCGTCGTTTCAGTTGAATGATGTGCTCTATTACTGGCGTTTTTCGGGAAAATGCCGCAAATATGTCTACAATTTTGTGAAAACGTCACTGTTTGTTTGTGtaattgaaaatttgatgtttaggggttagggggatttagggtttaagggttatgctttaggggttaGGGGATTTAGGGGTAAGGGGTTAGGGGGTTATggatttgggtttagggtttcaaCGGTTATGTTAGAGTTTAAGttattagattaattagttttattaattttatatcaaatatgttcttatatatttctaaaatatataataataaatttaatatattgaaattatgagtatatagtttaaatttatttatttatcaataaaattaaatattataaatttcaaactttatacaaaaaataaatattataaatgtaatattacaaattaaaagttttactattaattattgtttaatcaattataactattttatgattattaaagatttagggaTTATTTTGGATGGCCGTGCTATTTTAAGGATTAGGGGGGTATATATGAATTTAAGGTTTGGGATatacgggttaggggtttaggaGTTACGAGTTACGGGCTAAGGGACAGTGGTttagaatttagggtttagggtttcagGGGTCGGATATCAATTTAAAGTACCAATTGATatcaattatattaatgtttttgtcatttaaatattattttaaatagaattaagtttaataagttaaaaaatagtttgaaatatGCATTAAAGCTttattaaacggcgccgtttcagattctaaattcaatttttagtggcgttttttggaaACGCCGCAAATATACAAGAAATAATGGCGTTTTCCTAATAAACGCCGGAATGGTGTCTTAAAATTTtggcaaaacgacgccgtttcttTCATCGTGTTTTAACTTATCATTTTCTCTATAAGGCAGAACACAATAAACACAGAAACAAACAGCCTTCAGACAAAACGGAAGCGATAGAAACGAAAgagaaaaaacaaaggaaaaagggGAGAGGAGAACTCATAAATCGGGTGAAACGAAGCAACAGCTGAGCCAATCTTGACAGGATACTATCAAAGTTGCGGAATTTTTGGGGAAAAGGTaagctttttttcttttaaaacgtTGTATCTtgatttagggtttgggttaagtgtaatttggtaaattggggtttaaataataaattcaatcacCAAGCTCTGGCCTGTTTGTTTGGGAATTCGGGGAATTTGGGAATTTTTTCGTGTCTAGGGTTTGGGAAGAAGTACCGATCCTGTGTTTGCTTTCTAGTTTGTTCTTCTCATTGTTGAAGAGTTAACATTAACAGTTAACATTCAGAAGGGACATAGGCTTCTAAATTTGTAAGATGCCATAATAAATTGTGGTCGGGGTATTCTTTTGCaaataatttgttatattttgttAACATGTTGCTAAATTGATTATGTGTATTGAAGAAGCAAATCTGTCTTAAAAAATGTGctcattatgtatgtatatatttacgaATGATGGTGACTTGCTCTAATTTGTTTGAAATCGAAATTCATTTTGAATTGCGCTTTCTTGATGCACCAGTAAACTTCGCTGTCAATCGATAATTGCTTGGCATTCTAAGGTTAAtctttgggcacttaa
Coding sequences within it:
- the LOC107915408 gene encoding LRR receptor-like serine/threonine-protein kinase ERL2 — translated: MALIILLVLIILAIADVNSSNEISSNSYSACPENEKQALLVFKEGLIDDANRLASWDPHHHPDCCTWFGVVCGNMTGHILSLNLSLPPLDDTVDIDSYLMSMLKGSDFHGPIPNFLRNMTSLRHLDLSYNNFKSSIPEWLYRFSSLQVLSLSANELQGDISSAIFNISTLNEIDLSWNDLEGKLPRAVGNLCNLRSIVLSSVRLNQDISHIFEILSGCSSHRFESLTFARKLANLEKVEIYYNLLEGVVSGKHFANHTKLRYFEGWDNSLVLRANPYRLNATIGTRVLSLANNLLSGKIPDCWIKWQSLQVLRLDGNRFTGKIPSSMGTLSELQSLHLHNKLHGEIPLSLKNCRELAAINLGKNELDDG
- the LOC121222057 gene encoding leucine-rich repeat receptor-like serine/threonine-protein kinase SKM1; this translates as MVRGSGSWGNAILYAAIAGPLSESASIVMKGQLLEYDSTLNLVKVLDFSRNKFSGKIPHEVTSLQGLQSLNLSQNHLSGKIPENIGGMKSLESLDLSQNQLSGSVPESMSSMTFLSHLNLSSNNFTGRIPTSSQLQSFNESCYAGNHLCGSPLKDCKGSGNEHGVRNGGRGIGEGQEVNWFYVSMPLGFVSGFWCVLGPLVISRQWRIMYFRFLEQMWWKVCDFVAKIKFFFLIIDVVTSILLFKVVVLVIEKQRRRNKVVNLRDESGILHENSLDLLNIAKDYFTSLFSSNGSNGVEEVLQGLASVARLFVSGVGNEVAEYCIKTLADEHDMAEINGTQIVLIPKNKVFCSKTGHEQSIRQSQLVVSKADARADKFLGSMDQKSDETCGMSLVISGVKWRGGGVVLPVS